The window cttacgctactttgctgcatcactctttactcttcaaggaaaaaccaatgcatgctcaagaggtagcatagaaCTTCTGATGTTAACTTTGTAGTGTAGTTAATCGGTCGTGGTCttcaagggtgattcctccttcaccactcccgataaaGACTCTGTCGTGCAATccctcaagtgtggaccatcgagggtgattcctctaagtccaccttgatggttacatcgagtgggaatccatagagggtgattcctcgggtttcgcccttgctgttttggacacacggttactttgaaTTTACCCCCAGAACCATGTTAGTGTTGGATGAATGGCAACTAGTATTTCCTAagggccaaaggccattacatatacatgtgtgtcaaagtgcagaaaaccccttatacaatggggatataccgaaaagggactatacacatctaacaccccccctcaaactcatggtggatcaacaacactgagtttggagaggaaaAAGCCATGCTTCACTTGAGTCTATGCCTTGGTGAAGAAgtccgccaactgtaactcagagggcacatagtgaagagcgagagtctgatcctgcacagcagcacgcacaaagtgggcatccacaccgatgtgcttggtgagctcgtGCTTCACCGGGTCACACGCAATACTGATAGCGCCAGTACTGTCTGACAGTAAGGGAGTCGAGGTACTAGcagacacaccaaaatcctcaagtaaccaccatagccagatcacctcagccgtcaacatcgccatggctcgcaactcagcctctgtactcgagcgagaaactgcagtctgtttctttgtcttccaggcaataagagagccaccaagaaagacacaataAGCAGACAGCGAGCatcgatcagagggatcactagcccaggtagcatcagaataggcctggagctcaagagagctggagcggggaaagaaaaggcactgagagatcgtgccacgaagatatcgtagaacacggaggagatgactatagtggacGGAGGTGGGAGCTGAAACAAACTGACTCGGGATGTGGACcggataggagatgtcaggacgcgtaacagcaagatagacaagactgccaacaagatgatgatagcgagtgggattaggaagagggtcaccatcggtggcacgaagctgaacgttgagctccataggagtcacaaccgtgcgctcatcaccgagagcagcgcgagcaagaagatcctgaatatatttttcttgggagatgtagaagTCATCAGAGGTtgaggagatctcaatcccaagaaagtagcaaagtggaccaagatcagtcatAAGAAACTAATCGcgaaggcgagccttaacaaaggcaatgtaatcagtgtcgtcaccagtgatgatcatgtcatcaacatagagaagaagaagagtccgaccacgaggagacaTGTGAACAAACAGCGCGGGATCATGgtcactgggcaagaaaccagcggCGGTCACCACAGAtgcgaagcgctcaaaccaggcacgaggggcctgtttgagaccatagagggagcggcgaagtctacaaaccataccatcaggagcatagtacccctgtgggggctgcatataaacctcctcatacaactcgccattgagaaaagcgttctgaacatcaagttgagagatagaccactgACGAACAGAAGCCACTGCAAGAAGAGTGCGAACAGTGGTCATGTGGACCACAggagcgaatgtctcatcataatcgcgcccctgctcctgctgaaagccacgggccacaagacgagctttgtagcgctcaagagaaccatcggagcgagtcttaagcttgtagacccacttgcaggtgatgggacggACACCGGAAGGGAGGGGAACCAGATCCCATGTGCCAAagcgctcaagggcagcaagctcctcggccatcgcaagctgccattcaggctgagtcatggcagtgcgataggaagtgggctcagtCAAAACAGAGAGACCGTACCGATCAGGGGAGTAGCGATCAGGCGGAGGGCGAGGCCGAGCATGGAGGTTATGAACCGGAGGAGGTGTGAGAGGAGGTGCACCAGAGGTGGAAGGCTCGTCAGGGGAGACATCCTCAGTACGAGATTGTcgagtatagtggagaggaaacGGTGAGAGAGGGCGACGGACTGGAGAGGATGggggagaggtggaggaggaggatcgAGAAGACGAGGTCGATGGTGAATGAGAAGGAATGAGAGGTGCCGGAGGACGAGGTGACACATGAGGCACATAGCAGGGTGTATCAGGAAGGAGAAGGAAAAAAAGGTCATCCACAGAGAAACTCGAGGAAGAAGAGCGTGGGTAGTAAGAAAGAGACTCGTCAAAagtcacatcacgcgagatgcgcaagcgACGACCCACTGGATCCCAACATTGATAGCCCTTTTACTCAtcactgtagccaaggaaaacacactcaaccgactgagcagtcagtttggtgcgttctcggggggcaagaagaacatagcagacgcatccaaacatacgaagagctgaGTAGTCAGGAGAGCGACCAGCGAGACACTCCATAGGAATGCCACCCTGCAGAGCGGTCGAGGGCTGAATGCTAATGAGATAGGTGGATGCGgaaacagcctcagcccaaaaatggggtggaagggaagcaACAATCATCAGCGCATGAGCTGTCTCAAGCAAAtgacgatgcttgcgctcagcaacaccattctgagcatgagcaccaggataggagaactgggcaagagtaccctattccgcgagaaaaccacgcaacagctgagagatatactctccagcggagtcagcacgaaaagtatgaatgggcgtggcaaactgggtgtgaaccatggcagcaaaacgtttGTAGATAGGGAGAACCTCGCTAtgagatttcatgaagtagagccaagtgtgGCGAGAGAAGTCATCAATAAATaaaacatagtagcgatgaccacctttcgatcaaagggagcaggaccccagacatcagaatgaactaagtcaaaaggacgctgagatacagacgtactagtaggataaggtacctgagtctgtttgccaagtctgcaaccattacaatgtaaggaTACATCTCCAGATACATACCCTAAGAGGCCCTGAAGAACTAAGGAAGACAAGGgagagccacagatgtgaccaagtcgatgatgccactgctggaaggacgcagacgaagaggcagcaagagcatgagagctggcagaagtggtggcagcggaaggaacacaaagccagtcaacctcccaaaggccctctgactcacagcgccgggggccagcaccaaccaaagccttggtgcgacgatcctgaatgAAGTAAGAGTCGatatcaagaatgacacgacaaccagaatcagtaagttgggcagcggaaaaaagattcatggtaaggcgaggaacatgtgaaacgctcggaacagaaaaagatggagtggaaagaataccatgactagcaacaggaagagatgtgccatcggcagtaagaacattaacaggtgaatcaagaggtcggagagaagacaacgcggaagaatcagaagacatatgaaagGAGGCTCCAGAATCCAGGACCCAtgaagatgtacctgactgtgtagatgccTGTGATGGCGAGGAGGATGATGCAGTCACAGCAGCAGCAGAGCCAGTCGACGAGGAGCCTGAGGAAGCAAGAAGACGCTTGAGGCGAACAATGTCCTCGTCAGTAAGtgacggagccgaggaagacacagGAGGCCCgctggaggaggagcgcctctggtCTTGCTTCTTCTGGCGACAATCAGACTCTGGATGTCCTGGCCGGGAGCAGTAACCACAGACGGTGTCATGGCGCGACGTGCCCTTCTCAGCATAAGGAGGACGGCTCACCCCCCTGGAGGAGTGGGCAGGAGCGGCGGAGCAGTGAGGCGTGCAGATGACACAGGAGCCCTGGCAGCCAATACTGACGGAACCAGAAGCAACCCAGCagagcgaaggcgggtctcctcggcacgaagctcagcaagtatctctgagataggaacacgaccacgagcaagcaagtgagcacggcgaggctcaaactcagagcggagacgagataagaactcatggacCCTCTGAAACTCCAAGTCAGCCCTCGTAGTCCGGCAACAACGGCAAGTGCCACAAACAACTGTCCGCAGTGAGTCAAGCTAacgccagatggcagagcactgtgAATAGAACTCATCGATAGacgagtcaccctgctgaagagcatacTCCAGACACACCACAGAGAGGTAtagagcatcaccagagggctgatagcgctgacaaagATAAGACCACATCGCTGCAACAGTGCCGAGGCCCATGAACTCCGAAGCAAACTGAGGTAGGACACTCGCAGTAAGAACAGCAGCagctcgagcatcatcattgcaccactgagtgtaagcagacagaTCATCCCGGTAGACAGAAAGAGCATCAGAATATGTGGATACTGATCATAAGCATCAACTGCAGCATCATCAAGAGCCTTGGCTGCATCCCGATCAGCCTGAGAAGCATCTGCAGGAAGCACCGGCGGCACCGGTGGAACAAGAGCCACCGGAGCAACAGGGCTGGGCGGACAGGGAACCTCGCCAGAGATAACGCCCCACAAAAGAAGACATCGCATATGGATGCGCATGAAACCCACAAActcagcatagttggtgccatcaaaGATCACTGAGCACCGAGGAACAGCAATATAACCCGAAGAAGACATGAGGAAGTGctgcctttctctttctctctctctctctgttttttttGTCAACCTTCAGGGgagacccgatctggatcgggaaaaCAGCCCCAAACTAGCGAGCGGCTGCCTCAGCGATGCGGAGGGGCGGGAGCGAGCCCGCAGCCGGAGCAGAGGAGGCGGCCAGGGAAGGGATGGTCGGGGCCGGGCCTGAGCAGAGGAGACAGCCAGGCGGCGGGATGGCCAGGGCCGGCCGGACGGAGGAATGGCCGGGGGCGAGCGGACCGAGCAGAGCCCGGGGCGGCCGAGCGGAGGAGGTGGTGGGCGAAGCCGGGGGAAGGTGGCCGCACTGCCGCAGCCAGGCAGAGCAGCCGGCGGGAAGAGGCAGGCGACAGGGGGAGGCGGGCACACGGGCCGCCGGCAGCGCTCGTGTGCAGCTTGGACGAGGCGAGCAGCAGAGCAGGCTGCAGGAACCAGCTTCGCGAGAAGCTCGTTAACGAGCGTCAGATCCGGGCAGAAACGACCGGCGACGAGGAAAATCGAGAGCACGCACGGAGTTGCATCGTGCGGGGACAAGAGGCTAACCtagcatctgataccatgttggatgAATGGCAACTAGTATttcctgagggccaaaggccattacatatacatatgtgtcaaagtgcagaaaaccccttatacaatggggatataccgaaaagggactatacacatctaacagttAGATacgggtcggccccgaggggtacccgcaaGAGTTATTGTTACTGCAGGACTAGAGGGACAGGTGGTATTTCAGATTAAGCAGACGTGCATTGTAAGCCAAGAGATACTACGCCATTTAGTTGGTTGGTCAGAAACTAGGATAAGAGACTGAAGAAACCACATTATTGTTCAGTATCCTGTACCTAATTCATGGAGAAAAATAGTACATCTCTTGCACCATAGGCAATGCTTTCGTGAAAGAGAACCTGGAACAAGAATATATTTCTTTTGTAAGGAATCTGAGCAAGTACCTATGCTTTGTTGAGGAAACAGGCAAAGGCAAGGCCATACAATTCTCCTGTGGTTGGCTCACAACTCACAGTGTTGGTATGCTCGCTCGCATGTCATAGCGTTCAGACAACATAGAACCTACTAACATGTCTCAGAATACATTACGGAGAAATCTACGCATGAAACTTCATGGTATTTATACTTAGTTTTATCAGTTCTGTTAGTCCGTAATCGAACACCGTCAACCATgatgatgccgccgccgccacctgtatGACGGGCTACACCACAACGACGATGGCATGCCACGGCCACCACAACCACGGGACGAGCTCCATCACAGTGAATTTCTCAGTGCTTTTTGCCGAATTTTACCACCACAAAAATTCCAAAGGATCATTGGCTGGTGCTTTTTACTGAATTTTACCACCACAAAAATTCCAAGGCATCAGTGGCTGTTGTACAAATTTGAATcttggcatgcacgtatggtacaAACTTAGGCGTACTGATTGAAAGTGTGTCAGCTATCTACTTTCTGTGGGCCAATTAGTATTTTTTATTAGGAAGATGATCTGCACAAACGCCGAAGTATGTTTACGGAATTCTTTGTACTATATTGCAAATGCAGTTAATTTGTTTTCTTGCCATAAAAATGCCCAATTGAACTTCCGAGAGGTGTTGCATTATGACGTAATATGGTGTTTGCGAGTTGTCGGCGATGGCAACAATGTTGCTGCTTCTGAGTTCTTGGTGTTCAGTATGTACTTATGTCCGGTTAGCTATTATAGGTATTTTGTCTATATATTCAGTTTTTTTGCCAGCTTCTACTATTTCAACTTGAGTCCATAATATTTGTCTGAATCTATAGATGTTTTTGGTCTTATTACCGCCGTTACGAATCTTTTGCCTCCTACCGGTGCTGCTCTAATTTCTCTGTTACTGCATAAATGCCTTGGCTGGATTAGACACTATGGTACTTTGCATCCCTCAGATTGTTTTGAATACACCAAGTACTAAATGGCCATTCACTCTAAGGCAATGCCAAATTCCTGTTCGCCTTTGTTACAGTATGACTATTAACATAGGCCAAGGGCAAACACTATGAAAGCCATGTGTTTATCATCCTGAGCCTGTGTTCTCCAATGGACAATTGTATGTAGGACTGTCACGTCTTACATCCAGGCAAGGCTTGAAAATTTTCATTAAAGCTGAGCGTGAAGTTGAGACCAATGTTACTCAGAATTTTGTATAGAAATAGACCATCAATGCACTATGGCATAGGAAATCTGATTCAGAAAATAAAGGTGTCGCTCCCCCTCTTTTTCACAGACCAGCTCTGCTTTATACTccctcaaaaacgttcttatattatgggacggagggagtaagtttTATTAATTGAGACTCTCATGAAGTGTAGAACTCAACCATGGCAGTGATCTTATGATTTTCTGTTTGTTCTATTTTGGGCACACCACATAAGTGAAGGTGTTCTTTCCTCCTTTGCACCACAGttacttctctttcttcttctttccgttaCACTCTATTAACTAATCAGATTTTTTATTTGTTGCAGAGTAAGCTGATGTGAATAAGATACGCATTTTGGAAGTTTTTGTGCTAGACCTCTGTTGTGGTTGTTGGTTCAGCTCATTCATCAGAATGGTCCGATAGCTCATCAGTTTTGGAAGTTCTAGATTTTGGGCGACAGTGCTTCAGTTGACATGTTAAGAATTCAGCCAACTGACCCTGTTTCTGTATCTGCAAACTTACATGTGTTTGTTGTATCAATGAGTCTGCTGGAAGTACTAGAAAAAAAAAGACATTGCAACTGGTACCATCATGTAAAGTTGGTCCGTATATAGTAAACGGACTGAACAAAAGAGCTACCTGTGGCTCTCAGTACCTTATAGGCTGTCTCCGACTAAAAAGATTGTATCTCAAGCAGCAGCAAAAGATGTCATTACAGAGAAAAAATGTAGGCATACAATGAAACTAGATGACAGACAGAATAAACATGGCCCAGGTAAGTGTGGCAGCCCATTAGCTACACGACTGTGCGCTACAGAagaaaaatattgaagaacctacatGAGACCGCTAGCTAAACAAAAGCTTCCGGTCCACTAGGTCCATTCCCGATCCACTATTTGTTTTTTTTAACAAAATAAACTATAGAAATGCAAGTACGGTCTCCCTTACAAGGCACGGAGTGCCTTCTGCCTGCTAGTCATAAAACTAGGTACTGAGGTGGAAGATGTGGATAAATCACAAGTTCATTGAAAATACGACGGTCGGGCAGAGAGACGAAGACCCTGCAGCCTGACTCGGCctccccatctcttgcatggggctATACTGCTGCTCCACCACTCGGAATCAACAAGTAAGAAGTTCTCAGACAATAACAAACGCAAAAATATTGACAGTAAAACATTAGTCactcaaagaaataaaacaaaGTTGCTTGGATTCAGAGTATAACAATCGGACAAGTTAAGCTCTGGTGAGACGAGCCTATACAAGTTCCACATAAATCAAGTACCCATGTCTGATAATTATTTTTGGCACAATCCTCATAAATCAGTTAAACAAGCTACTTGATAGCAATTTCAGCATCGGGCGTCTGTTCACCAAGTCTCCTTGGGCAGCTCCAGGATCTCGCTTGTAGCAACTCCAAGGTCTTCAATACCCTCTTATTCACAGGCGGCCTTGTGCGGGTTGGTTCCTTCACATGCACCCTAGTTGGTTTACCAGTTCCAAGATCTTTGTCAGTTCGCTTAACAGCTTCTTTTTCAGTTCGTTTAAGCTCTACTGCTGTGCCTGCATCAAAGTGTTACAGCCCATGTTAATAAAAAATGGTCAAGAACAATAACTGGTTTATTTTCCATCAACTAGAAGAAGTACCCTTATTGTCAGTTACTAGCACAAAAATAAGACACCAAAACGTGCATCTACAATCACTTATTCAGGTTGGCCCATGTTAATAAGGACCTCGTTGTCTTCTCAAATTCAATTTCAATAGCCATGCCGGGAAAATCTTGAAACCAGTTTCTTGCCTGCTTATCCTCTCCCATTATAATGTTAAGGCAAGCACGCAATTCACTTAATCAACAAGCATATGTCCTAAATGCAATGTGcagtttcccgcaaaaaaaatgcAACCTACAGTTTCTCAACTTGACAAAAATCCAGCAACACTGAAGGAACCTGAGAGCTGTGTACTTGTGAGTCCATTTCCACACCAGTTCTTTTGCACAATTTGACAAGAGTTAGACACAAACACAACACAAGTTCAGTACTCCCATTGAATAAAAACGTGGAGTAACTTATTTCAGCGAGTATTTAACATGgagtaacttcaatttgacaagggTTAGACACAAACACAACATAAAAACTGTACATAACTACCCATACGAATAGCCTCCCATCACATCACATTGTCATAATCAAGCAGTGGCTCTGAATTAAGTGTGCCAACTTGCTAAGCTCTAGCACAAAACAGCTTGGTCGTTCAGACCCTACCAAAGCATCAAATgcaaaacaaactttatatgtcccTGGATTTTCAGCATGACAAGAAGGGCATTCATACCGATAGTAACACACAAAAACATAGAGCACGTAGCAGAATACAAAAGTTAGTTACCTGTATTCTTCCTCGGATATTTGCAGATCTTACAGGTGCAAAAGGCAGGCACGCTAATGAACTTCTTCTGGGCATCAAGCTCGGCTACTCCTCGGAGGGCTTTGTTCCTCACATCGACAGCAATCACCAACTCCAATTTTCCCATGTGCCTGGGTTTGGTAGTATAAATAAAGTAGACAATATCATCATCTATGCTGATAGTAGGGTATGCCATCAGAAGTTTCGGCAATATTGGCACGGTGTTGCTGCCGCTCAGCCTAGACAGCAGGTTGCACTGATGCGGGTTGCTGGTATCCATGCTAACATCATTGGCTTCAACTCGACAGTCAAGCTGCCAATCAGTGAATGACCCAACTGGTATTGGCATGCTCCATGTTGTGGCCTTCCATCCACCAGGGATCACCTGAGTGATGCTTGACTTAGAGCGCACCCATTCCGAATAGGAATCAGGggtcttcatcaactttcttggtggCCAGGTTTCCATCTCAATGTACTTGATAGTGTCTTTGTGCCGAGTGATGGCAACATCACGGACATAGTTGGGCTCACATTGCTCGAGGAGACGACCCCAGTTTCCCCTTGCAGGTACAGGTAGTGGGATGTCTTGGAACGCTGGTCGCTCCCCGAGTACATCACAGAGGAGGATGCCACGCCAGAGGTCCACCCAGGCTACAGTACCACGCTCACCACCAATTGGGAGAGTCTTGGCCGTCTTGTGATACATCATCTCAGCCTCCACATCGCAAGGCAACGGGACAAGCTTGTCCCTCACAAGCTCCTCCACTGACACAGGTGTGGTGATCCAACCCTTGGAATCGGAGGAGCGGTACAGGTGGAGGCGGAAATCCCACCTAATGATCGAGTCACCATTGCTCTCGTACACTGGGCACCAACTGCTGATGGCGGCGACGGCGTACCAGGCGTCGTCTTCGCGGCTGAGGAGGGCGGTCGCAGAGTCGTGGAAGCTCATGGGGTGCGGGTTCGGGAGCAGGTCCAGCTGATGGGCTTGCGGCTTGTATACGAAGTAGTCCCAGGACCGTGCATCAAGGGGCGCCTTGAGGTCGATGGGGACGCGGAGGAGCACG is drawn from Triticum dicoccoides isolate Atlit2015 ecotype Zavitan chromosome 6B, WEW_v2.0, whole genome shotgun sequence and contains these coding sequences:
- the LOC119320452 gene encoding uncharacterized protein LOC119320452: MAAANWNPPTLPECDGYDAAVLLDTRCYIADLHNCTTAWGTTSRGSPIQVTFCAARPPLLSHFCLRCPDLDFLRSKPIVVATDADLVLLRVPIDLKAPLDARSWDYFVYKPQAHQLDLLPNPHPMSFHDSATALLSREDDAWYAVAAISSWCPVYESNGDSIIRWDFRLHLYRSSDSKGWITTPVSVEELVRDKLVPLPCDVEAEMMYHKTAKTLPIGGERGTVAWVDLWRGILLCDVLGERPAFQDIPLPVPARGNWGRLLEQCEPNYVRDVAITRHKDTIKYIEMETWPPRKLMKTPDSYSEWVRSKSSITQVIPGGWKATTWSMPIPVGSFTDWQLDCRVEANDVSMDTSNPHQCNLLSRLSGSNTVPILPKLLMAYPTISIDDDIVYFIYTTKPRHMGKLELVIAVDVRNKALRGVAELDAQKKFISVPAFCTCKICKYPRKNTGTAVELKRTEKEAVKRTDKDLGTGKPTRVHVKEPTRTRPPVNKRVLKTLELLQARSWSCPRRLGEQTPDAEIAIK